One Setaria viridis chromosome 7, Setaria_viridis_v4.0, whole genome shotgun sequence genomic region harbors:
- the LOC117863926 gene encoding uncharacterized protein: MAEAKPRAQARLAAPAPTWAQRAEALTHILTHPSHSPSLHSQLFLASRVPCPGSAASYPPFLCPGASLLRWALASVFLPRAARLCLPPSSWRSRCPFQLPPPLVPSVAIEPAPERWGEAELAAYAHRRRARRGPLKTRPPMSVVGVVLTTVPSVVIVIAFIREFFWIRPNRV, translated from the coding sequence ATGGCGGAGGCCAAGCCCCGTGCCCAAGCTCGGCTCGCCGCTCCCGCCCCCACGTGGGCGCAGCGGGCCGAGGCCCTAACCCACATCCTGACCCACCCGTCCCACTCGCCGTCGCTCCACTCGCAGCTCTTCCTCGCCTCCCGCGTCCCGTGCCCGGGCTCCGCCGCGTCGTATCCGCCCTTCCTGTGCCCCGGCGCCTCGCTCCTCCGCTGGGCGCTCGCCTCCGTCTTCctcccgcgcgcggcgcggctctGCCTCCCGCCCTCGTCCTGGCGGTCCCGGTGCCCCTtccagctcccgccgccgctcgtgccCTCGGTGGCGATCGAGCCAGCGCCCGAGCGGTGGGGCGAAGCCGAGCTCGCGGCGTACGCGCACCGGCGGAGGGCGCGGAGGGGCCCGCTGAAGACGCGGCCGCCCATGTCCGTGGTGGGCGTGGTGCTCACCACCGTGCCCAgcgtcgtcatcgtcatcgccTTCATAAGGGAGTTCTTCTGGATCCGCCCCAACCGCGTCTGA
- the LOC140223475 gene encoding uncharacterized protein, whose protein sequence is MSGGDDDVGMPAGAPIRPWADLEPGLVSTIADCCALKDYASCRVVCAAWRSALPPPLSRPLTVLPADDAASLPVSLAACSLHARRWSRLLLHRPGGRVGAAARCRCVGASRDGWVALVAGDAAAPAGPMLFNPFTGEEIPLDESLYQPAHGQLAPKIIFSPNPTRRDFIAASLIRPNMVAVQRAANGCSYSEDTGPLLDGVVLVDIAYGDDGKVYCLAWDGEVHVLHLTRRHRVCRQMPPMEVGPLPKLPIGADAFPPPYDVISEYTDGKNLVLCEGGLYQVWRRSSGSGSVTVDAPPGGAARRIRIFEGDVFVLRYDPGNWPGSCWTVADAKDLRGNAVFVGMNDAAVVRGEGVSANSVYYWDGPRGGDGDYEAVVYNVATGASVRWPAASTGGVSCPVWYFLPAAGVSQRVGAETTGVEATSGEEATSLEHGEKEDSAHCLKKTMNLLGRLDYRVVYDSGLCEDGER, encoded by the coding sequence atgagcggcggcgacgacgacgtcggcaTGCCCGCCGGCGCTCCCATCCGGCCGTGGGCCGACCTCGAGCCCGGCCTCGTCTCCACCATCGCCGACTGCTGCGCGCTCAAGGACTACGCCTCCTGCCGCGTCGTCTGCGCCGCGTGGCGCtccgcgctcccgccgccgctatcACGCCCGCTCACCGTGCTCCCGGCCGACGACGCCGCGAGCCTCCCTGTCTCGCTTGCCGCCTGCTCCCTCCACGCGCGGCGCTGGTCCAGGCTCCTGCTGCACCGGCCGGGCGGCAGggtcggcgccgcggcgcgctgCCGCTGCGTCGGCGCCTCGCGCGACGGGTGGGTGGCACTCGTCgcgggcgacgccgcggcgcccgcgggGCCCATGCTGTTCAACCCCTTCACCGGCGAGGAGATTCCGCTGGACGAGTCGCTATACCAGCCCGCGCACGgccagctggcgcccaagatcATCTTCTCGCCCAACCCCACGCGCCGCGACTTCATCGCGGCGAGCCTCATCCGGCCGAACATGGTCGCCGTGCAGAGGGCGGCCAACGGCTGCTCGTACAGCGAGGACACGGGCCCGCTCCTCGACGGGGTCGTCCTGGTCGACATCGCCTACGGCGACGACGGCAAGGTCTACTGCTTGGCGTGGGACGGCGAGGTGCACGTGCTCCACCtcacccgccgccaccgtgtcTGCCGCCAGATGCCGCCGATGGAGGTGGGGCCGCTGCCGAAACTGCCCATCGGCGCCGACGCCTTCCCTCCGCCGTACGACGTCATCTCGGAGTACACGGACGGCAAGAACCTGGTGCTCTGCGAAGGTGGGCTGTACCAGGTGTGGAGGCGGTcgagcggctccggctccgtcaCCGTTGACGCGCCGCCCGGGGGAGCCGCGCGGCGGATTCGCATATTCGAGGGTGACGTCTTCGTCCTCAGGTACGACCCGGGGAACTGGCCGGGCAGCTGCTGGACGGTGGCCGACGCGAAGGATCTGAGAGGGAACGCGGTGTTCGTCGGCATGAACGACGCGGCGGTGGTGCGCGGCGAGGGCGTGAGCGCCAACAGCGTCTACTATTGGGACGGCCCGCGCGGGGGAGACGGAGACTACGAGGCGGTGGTGTACAACGTGGCAACCGGAGCCTCTgtccggtggccggcggcgtcgaCCGGAGGCGTGTCGTGCCCCGTGTGGTACTtcttgccggcggccggcgtcagCCAGCGCGTGGGAGCAGAAACAACTGGCGTGGAAGCCACGTCTGGGGAGGAAGCGACTTCTCTCGAACATGGCGAGAAGGAGGACAGTGCGCATTGTCTCAAGAAAACGATGAATTTGCTTGGTAGGTTAGATTATCGTGTCGTTTATGATAGCGGTCTGTGTGAAGATGGCGAGCGTTAA
- the LOC140220047 gene encoding protein THYLAKOID ASSEMBLY 8, chloroplastic, with protein MLRLLTAYSPLRLPSTGGSARRRSAAAAAGTITMRDRSKNRKPTQRGRYLSTEAIQAVQSLKRAALRSGSAASAAAAVEPKLRRLLKADMVAVFRELAAQGEALLALQVFDEIRKEHWYRPRLLWYVDLVTVLASKGLQSEVDKACSYLKREQLEPDTEGFNLLLKALLDAGFTQLAMDCFRLMKLWDSDPDRITYTTLIKGLESVGKMELCAGIQLEAENDYGSLDFLDEVEIKEACTSSS; from the exons ATGCTCCGCCTACTCACCGCCTACTCACCGCTCCGCCTACCCTCTACCGGCGGCAGCGCTCGCcggaggagcgccgccgccgccgccgggaccaTCACGATGCGGGACCGGAGCAAGAACCGGAAGCCGACGCAGCGCGGCCGGTACCTCAGCACAGAGGCCATCCAGGCCGTCCAGTCCCTCAAGCGCGCCGCCCTCCGTAGCGGCTCCGCCGcgtccgctgccgccgcggtgGAGCCCAAGCTGCGGCGCCtcctcaaggccgacatggtCGCCGTGTTCCGCGAGCTCGCCGCGCAGGGCGAGGCCCTCCTGGCCCTCCAG GTCTTTGACGAGATTCGGAAGGAGCATTGGTACAGGCCTAGGTTGCTGTGGTACGTAGATCTTGTTACAGTGCTTGCAAGCAAAGGTTTACAGTCTGAGGTCGACAAAGCCTGTTCATACCTGAAGAGGGAACAACTGGAGCCAGACACTGAAGGTTTCAATCTGCTTCTGAAGGCACTCCTAGATGCTGGGTTCACACAATTAGCAATGGATTGTTTCCGTCTGATGAAATTGTGGGACAGTGATCCTGATAGGATAACATATACAACGTTGATCAAAGGTCTTGAATCTGTAGGAAAAATGGAGCTATGTGCTGGTATACAGTTGGAGGCAGAAAATGATTATGGTTCCTtggacttccttgatgaagtGGAGATCAAAGAGGCTTGTACAAGTAGTTCATAA
- the LOC117863925 gene encoding 2-oxoglutarate-dependent dioxygenase DAO: MAVEIPVVDLRLAGAAPEESARLRAACERLGCVRLTGHGVPLELLAEMKAAVRALFDLPDDAKRRNADVIPGSGYVAPSAANPLYEAFGLLDAAAPADVDAFCARLDAPPHLRATVKSYAERMHGVIVDVAGKLASSLGLEEHSFGEWPCQFRINRYNYTEDTVGSPGVQTHTDSGFLTVLQEDECVGGLEVLDPATGEFVPVDPVAGSFLINIGDVGTAWSNGRLHNVRHRVQCVAPVPRFSIAMFLLAPKDDRVSAPEAFVDADHPRRYREFKYDDYRRLRLSTGERAGEALARLAV, translated from the exons ATGGCGGTGGAGATCCCGGTGGTCGACCtgcgcctcgccggcgcggcgccggaggagTCGGCGCGCCTGCGGGCCGCGTGTGAGCGGCTGGGCTGCGTCCGGCTGACCGGCCACGGCGTGCCCCTTGAGCTCCTGGCCGAGATGAaggccgccgtgcgcgcgctCTTCGACCTCCCCGACGACGCCAAGCGCCGCAACGCCGACGTCATCCCCGGCAGCGGCTACGTCGCGCCCAGCGCCGCCAACCCGCTCTACGAGGCCTTCGggctcctcgacgccgccgcgcccgccgacgTCGACGCCTTCTGCGCGCgcctcgacgcgccgccgcaccTCAG GGCGACCGTGAAGAGCTACGCGGAGCGGATGCACGGCGTGATCGTCGACGTCGCCGGCAAGCTGGCCTCGAGCCTGGGGCTGGAGGAGCACTCGTTCGGGGAGTGGCCGTGCCAGTTCCGCATCAACCGGTACAACTACACGGAGGACACGGTGGGCTCCCCCGGCGTGCAGACCCACACGGACTCGGGCTTCCTCACCGTGCTCCAGGAGGACGAGTGCGTCGGCGGCCTCGAGGTGCTGGACCCCGCCACCGGCGAGTTCGTGCCCGTCGACCCCGTCGCCGGTTCCTTCCTCATCAACATCGGCGACGTCGGCACG GCCTGGAGCAACGGGAGGCTGCACAACGTGAGGCACCGGGTGCAGTGCGTCGCGCCGGTGCCGCGCTTCTCCATCGCCATGTTCCTGCTCGCGCCCAAGGACGACAGGGTGAGCGCGCCGGAGGCGTTCGTGGACGCCGACCACCCGCGCCGCTACAGGGAGTTCAAGTACGACGACTACAGGAGGCTCCGGCTGTCCACCGgcgagcgcgccggcgaggcgctCGCGCGGCTGGCGGTGTGA
- the LOC117864390 gene encoding uncharacterized protein, translating to MASKPMHLHAPAAAATSAATVLSILRGADPDRLLPAAGIAATPTILQHLRPALPTLPDPAIPALARWAGAATAVSLLASRGLFAAAWRLLLVKPPSSPPPPLAAFASLLRRYARLGRTAAAVRAFRFLHGHPDRYTVAIDGNGDDGSSSAAEVSPLILAVDALCKEGHPRAAAQLVEQLRREDPAWAPDVRTYNVLLNGWSRARRLDKVEKLWAAMRHAGVRPTVVTYGTLIGAHCVMRQPDQAMALLDQMREEGIEADLLTCNPIVCALAQAGRFGDAHKVLEKFPLYGVAPNISTFNSLVLGYCKHGDLAGASRVLKAMLGRGISPTARTYNYFFMVFARNHSVELGMNLYSKMVSNDYAPDRLTYHLLVKMFCEANRLELTLQMLQEMRNSGFEADLATSTMLIHLLCRRHQFEEAFAEFEHMFERGIVPQYITYRMLKKELKRLGLVKLVQKLTDLMRAVPHSTKLPGSYRDKEGDDAIEKKKSILQKAQAVSDVLKDRKDLKKGHKIQNPEETDVQVADRIVANIRRRVYGDVSRIGASLS from the coding sequence ATGGCTTCCAAGCCGATGCATCTccacgctcccgccgccgcggccacctctGCTGCCACCGTGCTCTCCATCCTCCGCGGGGCTGACCCTGACCGCCTCCTCCCAGCAGCCGGCATCGCCGCAACGCCCACCATACTCCAGCACCTCCGCCCCGCGCTCCCCACCCTCCCCGACCCCGCGATCCCCGCCCTTGCCCGAtgggccggcgccgccaccgccgtctccctcctcgcctcccgcggcctcttcgccgccgcctggcGCCTCCTCCTGGTTAAGCCtccttcctccccgccgcctcccctcgccgcgtTCGCATCGCTCCTCCGCCGCTACGCGCGCCTCgggcgcaccgccgccgcagtccgCGCCTTCCGCTTCCTGCACGGCCACCCCGACCGCTACACCGTCGCTATCGATGGCAATGGCGATGATGGCTCCTCGTCTGCCGCAGAGGTCTCCCCGCTGATCCTGGCCGTCGACGCGCTCTGCAAGGAGGGCCACCCGCGTGCCGCGGCGCAGCTCGTCGAGCAGCTCCGGCGCGAGGACCCTGCGTGGGCGCCCGACGTGCGGACCTACAACGTCCTGCTCAACGGATGGTCCCGCGCGCGCCGGCTCGACAAGGTGGAGAAGCTCTGGGCGGCGATGCGCCACGCCGGCGTGCGGCCGACGGTGGTCACGTATGGGACCCTCATCGGCGCGCACTGCGTCATGCGGCAGCCCGACCAGGCGATGGCGCTCCTTGACCAGATGCgggaggaggggatcgaggccgATCTGCTCACCTGCAACCCCATCGTGTGTGCCCTCGCACAGGCAGGTCGCTTCGGGGACGCACACAAGGTGCTCGAGAAATTTCCCCTCTACGGTGTCGCGCCGAACATCTCGACATTCAACTCCCTCGTCTTGGGCTACTGCAAGCATGGCGACCTTGCTGGGGCTAGTAGAGTACTCAAGGCGATGCTGGGGCGGGGCATTTCACCAACTGCAAGGACATACAACTACTTCTTTATGGTCTTTGCGAGGAATCACAGTGTTGAGCTGGGGATGAATCTCTACAGCAAGATGGTCAGCAATGACTATGCGCCGGACCGTCTCACTTACCACCTTCTCGTCAAGATGTTCTGCGAAGCGAACCGGCTTGAATTAACACTGCAAATGCTCCAGGAGATGAGAAACAGTGGTTTTGAGGCGGATCTTGCGACCAGCACCATGCTGATACATTTGCTCTGCCGGCGTCATCAGTTTGAAGAGGCGTTTGCGGAGTTTGAGCATATGTTTGAGAGAGGGATTGTGCCCCAGTACATCACTTACCGGATGCTTAAGAAAGAGCTCAAGCGGCTTGGTTTAGTCAAATTGGTTCAGAAATTGACAGATCTAATGCGTGCAGTACCACATTCCACAAAGTTACCTGGCAGTTACAGGGACAAGGAAGGAGATGATGCTATAGAGAAGAAGAAATCAATATTACAGAAAGCACAGGCTGTTTCAGATGTTTTGAAGGACCGTAAAGATCTGAAGAAAGGACACAAGATCCAAAATCCTGAAGAAACTGATGTCCAGGTTGCAGATAGGATTGTAGCCAACATTAGGAGAAGAGTATATGGAGACGTCTCTAGGATAGGAGCATCTCTTTCTTGA
- the LOC117864391 gene encoding F-box protein At1g70590: MDDASQTWPPPAPSPPPFSSRPRASPSPHRRRRRRHYSKKHAPPPAPPTPPPTPAPQGADFSALPPELVHRALAAACASDVAAASRACRAWRDALRPLREAAALHAYGRRVKHGPVAGAAARGGGGLHEAERQRALGLFRRAARLGSAAAMVDAGLMCWEEGRRREAVEYYRSAAELGHPVGMCNLGVSYLEADPHKAEEAIRWFYPSASAGNARAQYNLGLCLQNGKGIKRNQKEAAKWYLRAAEGGNVRAMYNISLCYSYGEGLAQDPVRAKRWLQLAADCGHKKALYECGIKLCAAGDKVKSLTYLELATRRGETAAAHMRDVILESLSAVNSQRALSDADKWKPRALHPRR, translated from the exons ATGGACGACGCGAGCCAGACctggccgcccccggccccctcgccgccgcccttctccTCGCGGCCCCGCGCGTCTCCgtccccgcaccgccgccgccggcgccgccactaCTCCAAGAAGCACGCGCCCCCGCCCGCGCCACCGACACCGccaccgacgccggcgccgcagggCGCGGACTTCTCCGcgctcccgccggagctcgtcCACCGGGCGCTCGCGGCCGCGTGCGCCTCCGACGTTGCGGCGGCCAGCCGGGCGTGCCGCGCGTGGCGGGACGCGCTGCGGCCGCTCCGCGAGGCCGCGGCGCTGCACGCGTACGGCCGGCGCGTCAAGCACGGCCCCGTCGCGGGAGCCGCAgcccgcgggggcggcgggctgcacgaggcggagcggcagcGCGCGCTGGGGCTgttccggcgggcggcgaggctgggctccgcggcggcgatggtggacGCCGGCCTGATGTGCTGGGaagagggccggcggcgggaggccgtGGAGTACTACCGGAGCGCGGCGGAGCTGGGGCATCCCGTCGGGATGTGCAACCTGGGGGTCTCCTACCTCGAAG CTGATCCACACAAGGCTGAGGAAGCCATCCGATGGTTTTATCCATCAGCATCAGCGGGCAATGCTCGTGCTCAATACAACCTAGGCCTTTGCTTGCAGAATGGGAAAGGGATCAAGCGTAATCAGAAGGAAGCT GCAAAGTGGTACTTGCGAGCTGCAGAGGGAGGGAATGTACGAGCCATGTACAACATTTCCCTGTGTTATAGTTACGGTGAAGGGCTTGCACAGGATCCAGTGCGCGCTAAGAGGTGGCTGCAACTAGCTGCTGATTGTGGTCACAAGAAAGCTCTTTATGAGTGTGGTATTAAACTCTGTGCG GCAGGAGACAAGGTCAAGTCTCTCACGTATCTGGAGTTGGCAACACGGCGTGGAGAAACCGCGGCTGCTCATATGAGAGACGTAATACTGGAATCACTCTCTGCTGTGAACTCACAGCGTGCCCTATCAGATGCTGATAAATGGAAACCTAGGGCACTCCATCCCAGAAGGTGA
- the LOC117864310 gene encoding telomere-binding protein 1, giving the protein MVMRKRSDSGSRGRRTATMPRVPNSARGKRTTRKKKDEMCAFDLLATVAGTLLADQDISNNVPNTSGAAKAKNKKAVKEEHRDEILPLNNMAVEKDCCNGCVVGSGGICAFPRQANNCSAENSSTINEAGSMLESLTVKSNMLVRDSLVSCTRPYETSCGLGIIPEFGARGTHHPGSSSSAEAEQMHQAEPKVVRRQADGHAAVLHSLFDSVDLDVRPPALVSSDSSSCVPLCNHDKDHQTASLCRDEVQYTADRDDDENSSGCTHPSTAGDKGSRPQYIGSHRIRKLLASKVRKAARNKICGGMPSKKVCGGMSNKGSKLNLCSKKIPARRQKVQRTIFKKKKPAHHATSFAKEMLTGAAGTSFSTEGRNKSSGSDNYHVKLRIKSFNIPEVFINVPENATIGSLKKTVMDVVNSIMQGGLRVGVLLQGKDIQDDNKTLRQAGICHDKKLNNIDFTLECEGGQDSPSGVVKPEQMDLLSADVVEPLARMKCEEHFPETVGDDNQQRTPPYRSRSLSDLYSVVHPVEMASQDTSTSSQAIVPVAPSDDGALAIVPLCSVRRSETGQRRTRMPFTVDEVAALVEAVELIGTGRWRAVKMHAFEHVEHRTYVDLKDKWKTLVHTASISPQQRRGEPVPQELLDRVLAAQAYWSEHPKIRGKAPLPAICSA; this is encoded by the exons ATGGTGATGCGGAAGAGGTCGGATTCTGGATCCCGTGGCCGCCGAACTGCAACCATGCCACGTGTTCCAAACTCAGCTCGG GGGAAACGCACCAccaggaaaaagaaagatgagatGTGCGCATTTGATTTGCTTGCCACCGTTGCAGGAACACTATTAGCAGATCAGGACATTTCCAACAATGTTCCTAATACTAGTGGTGCAGCAAAAGCTAAAAACAAGAAAGCAGTTAAAGAAGAACACCGCGATGAAATTCTGCCCCTAAATAACATGGCTGTGGAGAAAGATTGCTGCAATGGATGTGTAGTGGGTTCTGGTGGTATCTGTGCCTTTCCTAGGCAAGCTAACAACTGCTCGGCAGAAAACTCGTCGACAATAAACGAAGCTGGATCAATGTTAGAGTCACTAACAGTGAAATCAAATATGTTAGTTAGGGACTCATTGGTTAGTTGTACAAGACCATATGAAACTAGCTGTGGTCTCGGCATAATTCCTGAGTTTGGAGCTCGTGGAACACACCATCCAGGATCCTCAAGTTCAGCAGAGGCTGAACAAATGCACCAAGCTGAACCTAAAGTGGTCAGAAGACAAGCAGATGGGCATGCTGCGGTTCTTCACAGTTTGTTTGACTCCGTGGATCTTGATGTTAGACCTCCTGCTTTGGTTAGTTCTGACAGTAGCTCGTGTGTTCCTCTGTGCAACCATGACAAGGACCATCAAACTGCTTCCTTGTGTCGGGATGAAGTGCAGTATACTGCAGACAGAGATGACGATGAAAATTCTTCTGGGTGCACGCATCCAAGCACTGCAGGGGATAAGGGTAGCAGGCCACAATATATTGGTAGCCACAGGATAAGGAAATTGCTTGCCTCGAAGGTAAGGAAGGCAGCACGTAATAAGATTTGTGGAGGGATGCCATCAAAAAAGGTTTGTGGAGGGATGTCCAACAAAG GTAGCAAGCTAAATTTATGCAGCAAAAAGATACCTGCCAGACGTCAAAAGGTGCAAAGGACAATTTTCAAGAAGAAAAAACCAGCGCATCATGCAACTTCATTTGCTAAAGAGATGCTAACTGGAG CCGCCGGGACATCATTCTCTACAGAAGGTCGGAATAAATCATCGGGATCTGACAATTACCATG TTAAGCTAAGAATAAAGTCATTCAACATCCCAGAAGTGTTCATCAATGTCCCTGAAAATGCAACCATTGGTTCATTGAAG AAAACCGTTATGGATGTCGTCAATAGTATAATGCAAGGTGGTCTACGCGTTGGTGTTCTTCTTCAAGGAAAGGATATCCAAGACGACAACAAGACACTTCGTCAAGCTGGGATATGCCATGATAAAAAACTAAATAACATAGACTTTACGCTGGAATGTGAAGGTGGGCAAGATTCTCCCTCTGGAGTCGTAAAACCTGAACAGATGGATTTGCTCAGTGCAGATGTTGTGGAGCCATTAGCTAG GATGAAGTGTGAAGAGCATTTTCCTGAAACTGTCGGCGATGACAACCAGCAGCGCACACCTCCTTATCGAAGCCGCTCTCTCTCCGATCTGTATTCTGTTGTTCATCCTGTTGAGATGGCCTCACAAGATACATCAACAAGCTCCCAAGCCATCGTCCCTGTTGCACCTTCAGACGATGGTGCCCTAGCCATTGTGCCTCTTTGTAGTGTCAGGCGGTCTGAAACTGGGCAAAGGCGCACTAGGATGCCCTTCACTGTTGATGAGGTTGCGGCACTGGTGGAAGCAGTCGAACTGATCGGGACTGGAAG GTGGAGAGCTGTTAAAATGCATGCATTCGAACATGTGGAGCACAGGACATATGTTGACCTTAAG GACAAGTGGAAGACCCTGGTTCACACCGCAAGTATATCCCCGCAACAACGAAGAGGCGAGCCAGTTCCACAAGAACTCCTGGACCGTGTGCTCGCAGCACAGGCCTACTGGTCCGAGCACCCAAAGATCCGTGGCAAGGCTCCTCTTCCTGCGATATGCTCTGCCTAG
- the LOC117865264 gene encoding 2-oxoglutarate-dependent dioxygenase DAO, translating to MAAAAEVPVIDLRLAGSASEESARLRAACERQGCFRVTGHGVPRGLLAEMKAAVRALFDLPDDAKRRNTDVIPGSGYVAPSATNPLYEAFGLIDAAAPADVDAFCACLDAPPHLRATVKSYAERMHDVIVDVAGKLASSLGLEEHSFGDWPCQFRINRYNYTKDTVGSSGVQIHTDSSFLTVLQEDECVGGLEVLDPAAGEFVPVDPVAGSFLVNIGDVGTVWSNGRLHNVRHRVRCVAPVPRISIAMFLLGPKDGRVSTPEAFVDAGRPRRYKEFNYDDLRRLRLSTGEHAGEALARLEA from the exons atggcggcagcggcggaggtccCCGTGATCGACCTGCGCCTCGCCGGCTCGGCGTCGGAGGAGTCGGCGCGCCTGCGGGCCGCGTGCGAGCGGCAGGGCTGCTTTCGGGTGACCGGGCACGGCGTGCCCCGGGGGCTCCTGGCCGAGATGAaggccgccgtgcgcgcgctCTTCGACCTCCCCGACGACGCCAAGCGCCGCAACACCGACGTCATCCCCGGCAGCGGCTACGTCGCGCCCAGCGCCACCAATCCGCTCTACGAGGCCTTCGGGCTCAttgacgccgccgcgcccgccgacgTCGACGCCTTCTGCGCGTgcctcgacgcgccgccgcaccTCAG GGCGACCGTGAAGAGCTACGCGGAGCGGATGCACGACGTGATCGTCGACGTCGCCGGCAAGCTGGCCTCGAGCCTGGGGCTGGAGGAGCACTCGTTCGGGGACTGGCCGTGCCAGTTCCGGATCAACCGGTACAACTACACGAAGGACACGGTGGGCTCCTCCGGCGTGCAGATCCACACGGACTCGAGCTTCCTCACCGTGCTCCAGGAGGACGAGTGCGTGGGCGGCCTCGAGGTGCtggaccccgccgccggcgagttcGTGCCCGTGGACCCCGTCGCCGGCTCCTTCCTCGTCAACATCGGCGACGTCGGCACG GTGTGGAGCAACGGGAGGCTGCACAACGTGAGGCACCGGGTGCGGTGCGTCGCGCCGGTGCCGCGCATCTCCATCGCCATGTTCCTGCTCGGGCCCAAGGACGGCAGGGTGAGCACGCCGGAGGCGTTCGTGGACGCGGGCCGCCCGCGCCGGTACAAGGAGTTCAACTACGACGACTTGCGGAGGCTCCGGCTGTCCACCGGCGAGCACGCCGGCGAGGCGCTCGCGCGGTTGGAGGCGTGA